The Dermacentor silvarum isolate Dsil-2018 chromosome 3, BIME_Dsil_1.4, whole genome shotgun sequence region CTGGAGAAATGTTAAGGGATCTTTTTTGTCTTTCAAGAGCGatacatacctagtggcccataATTAGTGACCCAAGGTGCTCCAACGTTTTAAGTGTCCCGAGAATTCTAATTGCATTAAAAGTTAAGTCCACTCGCAACACATAGAGATGATGACCACGACACTGGCAGCCTTGTGCTTACCCACGTCTTTGCGCACAGCCATGGAGCGGCTATTTGATTTGTGCTGTTCTTGCTGCAATTTTGGTGTGACCGTAACGGCAGCAAAGTGAAGCGCAGTTTCTAGAACAGCCGTTTTGTGTCCAGTTGCAAATGCATGATTGGGCACAACCCTGACATGACACATGCTGAGTGAAGTCTGCAGTAAACAAGGCATGGCTGAACTATCATGCTTGCAGTTTCTGTAGACCACTAGAGCCACATTTCCCTCATAGTTTTTCTGGTAAACACTGTGGTCCTCTATAGTCACTTCTCTTGGAATGCGGAGTGCCCCTATTATCCTGTTGAATGCTTTCAGCAAGATGATAGTAGTGTGCCTTACGACCACTGGCACTGCGCAGACCTGTGCTGCAATCGGAAAATAGAAAGGACATGTGGACATTCAACATGGTGCAAAACAATGCTCGAAAGGCTTCTTTCCAAGAGTGGAACTTTTAAAAATTCCGGCGACTTACATGatgaaaccacaatctgattaagGGGCATGCTGTAGCGTTTTGatcacctcggtttctttaacgtgcacccaatgcacaataCACTAGCATTTTTACATTCCACTGCCTTCAGAatgcagtggcagcagcagccgaACAGTACAACTTGGAAAGCATGCCCTTTGGAGCTATTTTCAAAATGTGAATCGCTTCTTGGAGCAGGTATGAAACAGGTTGAGCTGTGTATTGGAGTGGGAAGGGAGCAGATGAAGTAATATTTGGCACATATAGATACCATCATCCAGCTACAGTGCTTGCAGACAGCAGAAGGCACAATTAACTCAGTGGCTAAGCTCCGGCCCTTAGCAAATGGCTCACCCAGCCTCGAAGGTGTACAAAACCATGAAAGGTATTAAACTGACTCAAAGCCATGACATAAAGCTTAATGTTAGATGCGCATTGAGACGGCTGAATGTGCGCGTGCAACCTATGTCCTGCTCCATGTCACTTGCAATGGTTGTGGATAAGTTCAGCTCGTTTCTTTCATACATGATGCAACTGTTTTCTGCCAAGTAGTGCCAGTAGAGATTGTGCAGAAAGAAACATAtgaggcaaaaaagaaaaacattgacAATGTTTCCAGCGCTGTACTACAAGATTTGACCAAGTACCAGTAAATAATGCAACCGAATCCAGGCAAGTACTTTCTGCTACCCAATGCTATGTTTAAGTGGGGCCACTACCACATCAGCTCACACACTGGTAACCGTGATTTTGAAGCAAAGGCAACAGTAGCGCGGCAGGCTACATGGTCAATTTTGATTTTGCAGCATGCAAATGTATGGGTTGTGTGCTTAGCAAGTTTATTTCGCGTAGTTTGCATAAAACACAGCTCGACATCTAAGAAAGCACTTAATTGAGGAAATTATGAGAATTGGCAGAATACCACTGCGACATGTCCGTTGACTGACGCTACACCACGTGTCACTTTGAAGAGCATTTGCGAACTCCGCATGCAAGGTTTTGTTGTGTCAAAGTTTTGTCAATTCTCACTATAGAAATATGAAACATACCGCGCTTCCAGtgttgcaaaagaaaaaaaaaaggctaagcTCAAGTTTATGCTCTCCAAAAAAAGACAAATACTAGCGTGCTATGCTGGGTGACTGCCAAACTGTCCAATATGAAAGCTAGGTCATCGACACTAACGTCACGCCCCTTTTTAATCGGAGTAAGCACCCCAACTGTCCGCAGCCAGCTCGCAAGCACGTCGTCGTTTACGTTGAGCGCATATTTATCTGCCACACATTGCACGGAGAAGACAGCTACATGACATGACAAATACCGTCAACATACCTACGTAGGTGTAGTCCTTTTCGTAGAAGTCTACCCACTGCGAGAATGACAGCAGGGTTTCATCCGACAAGCCGTTGAGGTCGTCCGTCAGGCCTTCGTCGGTGAATTCGCCCGTGATGTATGCCCTGGACGCATCTCGACCTGGAAGTGACCACGAGTGATGCAACGTAAGCGGGAGGTTTCGGCACCAGGAAATGCTCGCGCCGGCCTCGATAGAACGGGCCGCGCCGCAAGGCACGCGGAAGAAGCTTACCGGCGAACTGCGCGTAACCGCCTCCCGGCCTGTAGTGCTCGGCGCCTTTAGAGACATCGTAAACGCGTCCCAGCACGGCCAAATAAAGACCGAGGGAGTCGCCGCTGCCGTCGTAACGGGCGAGTTCCTCGGGAGTGAGCACTCCCTTGGCGGTAACCTTCGAGCGACAAAAGAAGCTCCCGACATACTTCGCCGACTTGAGCAACTCGTGGTGGACTTTGCGTACGAGTCCTGGGTATTTTTCTCGGGGAATGGGTTCAAAGTACACGAAGGCGACGGCGATCAACACCACGACAAGCGCGGAGCCGTATATCAGTTTCGCCGCCATTTTCGTACTGAAGAGTGACACAGCGTTGCCGAACGAGCAGCGAGCGAACGCTAAACGACTCTGTCCTCCTCACTTCACGCGGACAAGGGCCAAGCTTGGGCCAAGTGGAGCCAATGGTAGAGCGCGCAGAAACGTGCACGGAAAACAGAGTGCGCTCCGCATGGCGCTCCGCACGACTCTGACCTACTCTGACCTGACTTTACTCTGACCTGTGGAGGACCCACAACCAGGGCAAGAAATAAGACGAAAACTCCAATTGCGTTTTTATGACTCGAGTTTTGCAAGGAAGTGCAGTCTTTCCAAACAAAACGGCGACTAATGTGCAGTGCatgttttctcctttttttaattGGAACATTTTTCGTAATGCCTGCAAATGTCTTACTCGAATTACATCCCAACAGATAAATTGCCAAGGTAGACATCACTTGCAAGAAAAACCAAAGCAATTCATTCACTAATTAAACAAAGTACACTAACTCACTAACTTTACGGCTCATGTTTATATTGGAAAGTTGAAGGGAATCGTCATAATAGTCTAGTTCCGTGTTTCCGCACTTCATAATGGCCATGTCGACCAAAAATAAGCGCTGTCAATTTATCTGTTAAATTATTCACCTCTGACTCAATACGCAGGCGGAATCGCGAAGCGTGCCTCGCGGTGCAACCGGATCCTGATACCTCCAGTGGCGTACCTGCAGGGGCGCGAACACACCGGGCGACTTGAGTGTCGATCAGCGGATTAAAGGCCCGGTCCTGTGTGTTTCACGACCTTCAGCTTAATTACTGGTACATGAGTGAGAAAATTTGCTGTTTTTTGAAAACAATGCCAAATCCTCCGTATTCTCCGACACTGATTTTCAGCACTTTCGCTTCCCTTTTGGCGCAGTAGAAGACGGTGTTGCAGAAGAAAGTTTAAGGGTAGATTTACGAGACTGCGTTGGTGGATATCTCGGCTTTGCTTTTATTCGCACAGGTTTGGCTCCTTTCCATCACTGCCActtctgcaatgaacctgaaaccatgGAACATTTCTTTTTAGGATGTCGCAGATTTTCAATTCGATGAAAATGTCTTCTGGAAACTCCCCAGCCAGCTCGTGATGGACTTTACACTTCCCGTGCTACTCTTCCTATATATAGGGGCGTCGGTACAAGGTTCCTGCAACAGGAATGTATGTGATGTCATGTTTAAATAAACTGCCATATGCTAATTTTATTCTGCCTATTCACATATCAATAAACTAACAGCGAATTGTTGTCGTCTGTCCTTTAATATATTTCGAAAATTCACGGTGACATATATATGGTTCAGAGCATATACTGTATATGAGCTCCTCTGTTGTGAATATTTATTAATGCActttaatattgttacgtagAAAGAGGCTttggtttttcttgcaaatgatgtcccCCTGGAGTCAATCTGTAGTGAGGCGATTCGTGTAACATTTGTGGACTCTCTTTTTTAAAATGTtcgaagacaaaaagaaaaaaaagagtaaataaataaaaaataacatgCACTGTATAGCTCAAACCACTACGTGGGATATGACACGAACCGGGCGACAGTTGGAAGAAATAAAAACTAGAAAATAATTTTGTCAATAAGCAGAATATATTAAAAGGATAATAATGTCATAAATTCATCGCGGCAGTCACGTCACGGCATTCAACTTATAAGACGCACGAATTGTAGACACGAACACGTCGGATTCAACTCCGCTTTTAATATGTGACCATTATTCTCATTAGACTGTATTCAAGGCTGCCGAAAATGACTTGCTTTTTTTTAACACTTGTCATTGGGTTTTCGATAATTCAAACCAATTTTACACGTTCTCACCGGCACAGAAAGCCTGGCTTTTGCCGTTTAACGCACATTGCCAATCGGACAGACAACCGGGCACTCAGCACTCgagttgcgatttttttttttttttttttttttgtctcgaaGTGTCCAAAGTTACAAATTCAAACGTATGTCGAACCGGACTATACAGGCCGCGCGATTAACTGAAAGTATACGGAAATAGTAACAAGATATACAGTTCAAAAAGTTGAGCGTAAACTAGTTTCAAGCTTGCGACGTCGCCTGCCCGAGCACTCATCGTAAGCGTCGTCGGCATATTAACGATCTCAGCCCGGCCACTTTGCAGAGAAGTTTGATTGTAGGTGACCTTAACCAATAAGTTGCCACGATAACGCTACTGGCTGTGCAGATCAAGCGCACGTCGCTTGACTGCTTCACACGTGCCCAGCATATACGCTTGCCACTTACATCGCGACAGGTGCGCCTTTCCTGCGCATAATTTCCATTTGTTTTGTCTGCGCATCAGCTGCAGCTCTTCAGTACAGAGTTACTCGGAAGAGTCTCCACTTGCATCAATCTGTATCCCTctatattgggggcgaggacttacggagtcgccatctgtcggaagcgcctcgcttgcgtagtatgagggataacgcggcgcgctcctcataggtttggctgtctgcgctcaataaaaacaccacgcggaaGCCCTCCTGGcgatttctgtaagtactctccaaacgaaggaagtttcttactgtcaaaataacaatcttgggcaaacagaaagcgcagaatagtttagaGCTGCTATCTATTCAGCGAATAAGTACAGTGAACCCCCAATGCGCGCGGtcgacgcgatggagtcccccgaatcggcttcttgcgtgaaaggtcgGCAATCGCTCCGAAatgactatgtgaaatatgttcttatggtgtgctgtctgtataaccaaatggagcataacataatgaagcctcaatgcagcgatcgcacgggttcgcagcgaccgactgcgcgtctgcatgcatgtcctcgcacaatgtttcgctttcgctgcgagcgcgttttcgcatcgtgccgtgagctttaggccgcagcatatgaacgtttgacagtacacaagcaaccattgttccgtggacgctatcagagctgttcattTCGTTATAACTAGATACTTCGATtggctatacggcgactcgtgatgtgccatcgcgacgattcactcatttttctttcttttcttccaaattcttggacgtttcaatatcgttatttctcaagctGCGTCGCAATGTATATTTATCGGCCTtgtcagcgaggaatttcccgctgcttctttttgttaatccagcaCATTCATTGTTTTGTTCTAACACAAACATGaacatatgccatgccttttttgaatgtgcttcttaccgtccACTTTCTATTTCAGTAACTTGCCAGTATCtcgcatcaacaagttcatagaccaaatcttcatgacattaaccgggcagcgcgcgccgGCGAGCTCCTCAGTGAGCGCTTTCTGCtatactcaccgaacatcgcagccccaacgccgtagaaGTAATCTTCCTCGCGGAAATGCGTACTACACACatccgagttgtagccgatggctgcttgcctgttctaagtttcgcaatccaagctacacgcagcttcttggcctgcgtgtacatgtgaaggctgacaccggggtctgttgcgtacgcgtccggcactgcggtaccgagcaatagcctatcTACCATGTCGGACACCTTCAAAGGCTGCCACTACGTATTATATATTGCTTTCAAGTGCTGTCAAGCAGACatccgaagcgggaaaacatccccacttaatcagaaccgtataGCGGAGGTGGGActaaagtttcgttttcagctcgcttcggcgcttccgaagcagacgacgcggcagcTGTGTctacgtgatccctcataccacgtcactccgacggtggcgccagcttttccagtggtggagctcgcccctaATATAAACAGAAAAAAACTGTTGTTCattattacccgccgtggttgctcagtggctatggtgttgggctgctgagcacgaggtcgcgggatcgaatcccggccacggaagccgcatttcgataggggcgaaatgcgaaaacacccgtgtggtccaaatttccggagtcccccactacggcgtgcctcataatcagatcgtggttttggcacgtaaaaccccacaaattCTGTTGTTCATTATTAGTGCTCGGACGGAGCGAACATTCGACAACTTCTAATAGCGAATTCTGCAATCAAATACGAATAAAATAGCGAGGACCATTCGGTTTGTATTCAAAATTGCGAATATTCTGATATCTCTAAATATATTATATTTATTGAGTAATCGTTTATCACACTTCTACGCAGTCAACGCGCTCGGCTGTTGTGCAACATGTATTTTGTCCTCGGCTTATTTTATAACGAATTGCAATCCCGGCTCATTCACTATATAATAAATACTGGTACAAACGAGCGATATTCACGTTTCTATTTTAACCCCTTCAGagacgaattatgatcgactgttgATACATGCGTGAAACAAACATAATTTTATGCCACGGTGCTTGAGACTCCCTTGAAAGCAAATGACTCCttgtgcattttatgatgagtcatcataattacagagtaactaAATATTTCAACATTGTAAGGTCAGCcatgctacgtttcttcataaaaaaggATTGAATCACCCACTCGAATTACACGCACAAGTAATTTATTGGCCACGagcatttcaagaaagaaaaaaaaatatttcgggGTTGCTACGAACATGCCCCACGTCAAACGTCAcgtaaaacacggtagtgccttcactaAAGCTGTGCTCTGTAACGATACATGTCTCTCAGGAGTAAAATGGAAGTAATATAGGTTagcactgcacagaaatggcaaaaaaaaaaataggacgcCGTGTCTGAAGGGGCTAGAGCGAGGCTTAATTTCTCACCCACCCTGGCGTACGCCGGAGCGATGGCCAAAACACCGCAATGTCCTGCTTCAAGGTGACCCCCTTCTGGGTCATGACGTCGTGATACATACTCTTCCTGCGAAACGAAGCAgattctggggccgaattcacaaagctttttgttcgtgattttcattttttttttcatggactGGCCGCATTCGCTAATAATGTATGTCCAGCAACACGATTGGCCAGAATTTCCTCTTacaaacagttctagcgtaagaactttgtTGAGAATACTTGTTCGTAAAAAGCTATTACAGAAAATTATTTAGGGTGCTCTGAGATTTGTCAGTATTTTTTCTATGGTGCACtgtcaataaaaaaaacaagaaaaaaaaagaaaagtaagcaATGTTATATCAGTACTCCTCTAAGAAGTGATTGTTACCTGCTGACGCCGCAAAATGCTGACATTTCACCTAACTTACTCAAAAACCTTCAGTGCCTTGATGTTGTTGAAAAATCCACCAAGGTATTCAGGTTACTACAAAATGCATCATGTGTGAACGTGCCTGGTTTTTGTGGTTCCTGGGAAGTGTCCTCATTATAAATATCAGCCTACAGATGCTTCTCGAGGACGTCCTCAAATATGTTTTCATGTCATGATCGAAACTGGCGTAGCTCTCTGTGTCCAAAGAAACTCCCATAGCCAGCACATAGTCGCCTCCTCCAAGTCCTTTCGGTCAAGGTCTCTCGTTGAGCCAATAGGAGGTCACAGTGGTGGCTCCTGAAGTTAGGCTTAAGCGAATCAGCGATTTATTTTaagcgtactttttttttcattgcgtccgtaaaaacaaaaaaaacaaaaaaaaaaaacaatttcccCCACATTGTTCCTCAAATCCAAAA contains the following coding sequences:
- the LOC119445805 gene encoding neuferricin — its product is MAAKLIYGSALVVVLIAVAFVYFEPIPREKYPGLVRKVHHELLKSAKYVGSFFCRSKVTAKGVLTPEELARYDGSGDSLGLYLAVLGRVYDVSKGAEHYRPGGGYAQFAGRDASRAYITGEFTDEGLTDDLNGLSDETLLSFSQWVDFYEKDYTYVGKLAGRYYTNEGQPTSELRAVWAAIERAKQKDYLAKEQSKVFPPCNSEWTPEKGSSVWCSKKSGGVERDWAGVPRQYYERDSGAVRCVCVRTTGPPTNHPQGTSHKNRGDLDDPHLKEYPGCPPTSDTCKVPDSQ